Proteins encoded together in one Phosphitispora fastidiosa window:
- a CDS encoding RNA-binding protein produces MNRKEILEHAKPEDRIVIARVLDKIQSAIKFAGVEVTDIYDPHRQKLLSQVLALESGISFIWAGGYEEAERRRAVVCPDYMEAGTQDDGLGLLSIMGNCRFRDLTHRDFLGAILSLGIKREKIGDILVYEGGSQVIADRDMLEYIAGNLTKVNRLGVEANIVPLEQLKLPEEQVKEVFATVSSLRLDAVTAAGFGISRSKMADEIKAEKVRVNWVAVSDCASPVQEGDRISIRGRGRMKIDRVKGETKKGRIALIIKRYA; encoded by the coding sequence GTGAATAGAAAAGAGATACTTGAACACGCAAAACCTGAGGACCGAATAGTTATTGCACGGGTGTTGGATAAAATACAATCTGCCATAAAGTTTGCCGGCGTGGAGGTCACAGATATTTATGACCCGCACCGGCAAAAACTGCTTTCGCAGGTTTTAGCTTTAGAATCGGGGATTTCTTTTATATGGGCCGGAGGCTATGAGGAAGCTGAAAGGCGAAGAGCAGTAGTTTGTCCTGACTATATGGAAGCAGGCACACAGGATGACGGGCTGGGCCTGCTGTCAATAATGGGAAATTGCAGGTTCCGCGACCTGACACACCGGGATTTTTTGGGGGCGATTCTCTCACTTGGTATAAAAAGGGAAAAAATTGGAGACATTCTAGTATATGAGGGCGGCTCCCAGGTCATTGCAGACCGTGACATGCTTGAATATATCGCTGGAAACCTGACCAAGGTAAACCGCCTGGGGGTTGAGGCCAATATTGTACCACTGGAGCAGTTGAAGCTGCCGGAAGAGCAGGTGAAGGAGGTCTTTGCCACGGTGTCTTCCCTCAGACTGGATGCGGTAACAGCAGCGGGCTTCGGTATTTCCAGAAGCAAAATGGCTGATGAGATCAAGGCGGAAAAGGTCCGGGTCAACTGGGTCGCTGTTTCTGATTGTGCTTCCCCGGTACAGGAGGGTGACCGGATATCCATCAGAGGAAGAGGCAGGATGAAAATTGACCGGGTTAAAGGTGAGACCAAGAAAGGCAGAATTGCCCTAATTATAAAGAGGTATGCTTAG
- the phoU gene encoding phosphate signaling complex protein PhoU encodes MSSPRQSFDRALEELQQEILRMGSLVEQAIYNAVHSLAVQDVSLADSVIKGDKIIDQMELEIENLCLKLIATQQPMAKDLRKISTGFKIITDLERMADHAKDIAKVTKKLAGQPLIKPLVDIPRMAALTQQMVKDGLDAYVKGDVELAGTLNEKDDEVDHIYSQIFRELLTYMMEDPRTITQATYLLFVGRYIERTADHATNIAERVIYLVTGERPDLND; translated from the coding sequence ATGAGTTCTCCACGCCAATCATTTGACCGGGCCCTCGAAGAATTACAGCAGGAAATCCTGCGCATGGGCAGCCTTGTGGAACAGGCGATATATAATGCGGTTCATTCCCTGGCAGTACAGGATGTTTCACTCGCCGACAGTGTTATCAAGGGAGACAAAATAATTGACCAGATGGAACTTGAAATTGAGAATCTATGTCTCAAACTAATTGCCACACAACAGCCGATGGCCAAGGATCTGCGAAAAATCAGCACCGGTTTTAAAATTATCACTGACCTTGAGAGAATGGCAGACCATGCCAAGGATATTGCCAAGGTCACCAAAAAGCTTGCCGGACAGCCCCTGATTAAACCATTGGTGGATATCCCCAGGATGGCGGCCCTGACCCAGCAGATGGTAAAGGATGGACTGGATGCTTATGTCAAAGGTGATGTCGAACTGGCGGGTACACTTAATGAAAAGGACGATGAAGTAGACCACATATATTCGCAGATTTTCAGGGAATTGCTCACATATATGATGGAAGACCCCAGGACTATTACCCAGGCAACTTACCTTTTGTTTGTAGGGCGGTATATTGAAAGAACTGCAGATCATGCCACAAATATCGCGGAACGGGTGATATATCTGGTTACCGGAGAACGTCCCGATTTAAATGATTAA
- a CDS encoding DUF167 domain-containing protein, translating into MDIQEHSNGTAVKVKIQPRASRNRIAGELGDMLKVTLTAPPVDGAANAACIEFFASLLKIPKKQVEILSGHTGRTKLIKFYGVTKDELQRVLGVGD; encoded by the coding sequence TTGGATATTCAGGAACATTCTAATGGAACGGCTGTTAAGGTCAAGATTCAGCCAAGGGCTTCCAGAAACCGGATTGCCGGTGAACTGGGGGACATGCTCAAAGTAACTTTAACCGCACCTCCGGTGGATGGGGCTGCAAATGCGGCGTGCATTGAGTTTTTTGCATCATTGTTGAAAATACCCAAAAAGCAGGTAGAAATATTATCAGGTCACACCGGAAGGACAAAGCTGATTAAGTTTTACGGGGTGACTAAAGATGAACTACAGCGTGTTTTGGGTGTCGGAGATTAA
- a CDS encoding YggT family protein, giving the protein MIWLVVDVMFDVIRWLVIARIILSFIPMFTRIDPYHPLIRFVMEITEPLMAPFRRLIPPVGGLDLSPIVLFLVLEFARTLVKQLIFMLFY; this is encoded by the coding sequence TTGATATGGCTGGTTGTTGATGTGATGTTTGATGTTATCAGGTGGTTGGTTATAGCACGGATTATTTTATCTTTTATACCGATGTTTACCAGAATAGACCCGTATCACCCGTTAATCAGGTTTGTTATGGAAATAACAGAGCCCTTAATGGCCCCCTTCCGCAGACTGATTCCACCTGTAGGGGGACTTGATTTATCACCGATTGTGCTGTTTCTGGTTCTGGAATTTGCGCGTACCCTGGTGAAACAGCTAATATTCATGCTTTTTTATTGA
- the proC gene encoding pyrroline-5-carboxylate reductase: protein MSIKKNIGFIGAGAMAEALIKSLLGRQFADASNIWASDVNCERGRYLTETYGINYVQDNLELVDNAAVVIHAVKPFVLGHVLAGIASKVSAGQLHVSIAAGISLEFMEGLLPSGTPVVRVMPNTPCLIGEGATAYTPGSSVNTEQEELVKDILECTGLAVRVPENLMNAVTGLSGSGPAYVFLVIEALVDGAVRAGLSRDVAASLAVQTLIGAAKMVRDTGRHPAVLKDMVTTPGGTTIAGLHVLEKSGVRAALMDAVMAAAERAGELGKD, encoded by the coding sequence ATGTCTATTAAAAAGAATATCGGTTTTATCGGAGCCGGCGCAATGGCTGAAGCCCTTATCAAAAGCCTCCTGGGAAGGCAGTTTGCAGACGCATCAAATATATGGGCGAGTGACGTTAATTGTGAGCGGGGCCGGTATTTAACTGAAACTTACGGAATAAACTATGTACAGGATAACTTGGAGCTGGTGGACAATGCTGCAGTGGTTATTCACGCAGTGAAGCCTTTTGTCCTGGGCCATGTTTTAGCCGGAATTGCCTCCAAGGTGTCTGCAGGACAATTACACGTCTCTATAGCAGCCGGGATTTCTCTTGAATTTATGGAAGGCCTGCTGCCTTCCGGCACGCCTGTGGTCAGGGTTATGCCCAATACGCCTTGTCTGATAGGTGAGGGCGCCACGGCATATACTCCCGGGTCTTCTGTTAACACTGAGCAGGAGGAACTGGTAAAAGATATTCTGGAATGTACCGGATTGGCGGTCCGGGTGCCGGAAAACCTGATGAATGCAGTTACAGGTCTCAGTGGCAGTGGACCGGCATATGTTTTTCTTGTTATTGAAGCCCTTGTCGACGGAGCCGTAAGGGCAGGCCTGTCTCGGGATGTGGCTGCATCTCTGGCCGTCCAGACCCTTATTGGAGCTGCCAAAATGGTCAGAGATACCGGCAGGCATCCTGCCGTCCTGAAGGACATGGTTACAACTCCGGGTGGAACCACTATTGCCGGGCTTCATGTCCTGGAGAAATCAGGGGTCAGGGCAGCCCTGATGGATGCTGTTATGGCTGCGGCTGAACGAGCCGGAGAACTGGGCAAAGATTAA
- a CDS encoding metallophosphoesterase family protein: MRLAVISDIHGNLEALKKVLADIEKREVDTVCCAGDIVGYGPFPNEVIQLLQGRNIPSVMGNYDDTIGNSRMVCGCDYEDEEAALIGAFSVRWTAENVTAENKLYLKQLPFGIDMGTENAGIRIVHGSPRKLNEYLHENLSDKEVNSILMECTADVLVCGHTHIPFIRSVGGKLLVNAGSVGKPKHGDPRATYALIEINGKNTAEIIFVEYDAASTAKAMAERGMPEALIDIIRTGKS; this comes from the coding sequence TTGAGGCTTGCTGTTATTTCCGATATCCACGGAAACCTGGAGGCTCTTAAAAAGGTATTGGCTGATATTGAGAAAAGAGAGGTGGATACCGTTTGCTGCGCTGGGGATATTGTTGGTTATGGGCCGTTTCCCAATGAGGTTATCCAATTGCTTCAGGGGAGAAATATCCCCAGTGTAATGGGAAATTACGATGATACAATTGGAAACTCAAGAATGGTTTGCGGGTGCGATTATGAGGATGAAGAAGCTGCCCTTATAGGGGCCTTCTCTGTTCGGTGGACTGCAGAAAATGTCACCGCCGAGAACAAGCTCTATTTAAAGCAGCTACCCTTTGGGATTGACATGGGGACTGAAAATGCCGGTATCAGGATAGTTCACGGAAGTCCGCGGAAGCTAAACGAATACCTTCATGAGAACCTTTCGGATAAGGAGGTCAACAGTATCCTTATGGAATGTACGGCAGATGTCCTGGTATGCGGCCATACACATATTCCGTTTATCAGATCGGTAGGCGGAAAGCTGCTGGTCAATGCCGGGAGTGTCGGTAAACCCAAACACGGTGACCCCAGGGCTACATATGCTTTGATTGAAATAAACGGCAAAAACACTGCGGAAATTATCTTTGTGGAATATGATGCTGCATCGACTGCCAAGGCAATGGCGGAGAGGGGGATGCCGGAGGCGCTGATCGATATTATCAGGACTGGAAAGTCTTGA
- a CDS encoding DivIVA domain-containing protein, translating to MTLTPLDIHNKEFRKAFRGYDEEEVDEFLDRVVKEYEVLFKENAGLKEALEAKNSDIGTYQELEQTLQKTLVIAQQTSDEMKNGARREADAVIQEARLKAEQIIAAAEEQVKNIIREYEDVRKEAQVFRVKFRSFLKSHLELIGEEEEVRFDQTLFNEAAAGEAAVTVTDKEAGIKIG from the coding sequence TTGACATTGACCCCTTTGGATATCCATAACAAAGAGTTCCGCAAGGCTTTTCGCGGTTATGATGAGGAAGAGGTTGACGAATTTCTTGATCGGGTTGTCAAAGAATATGAAGTCCTGTTCAAAGAAAATGCCGGGTTAAAAGAGGCATTGGAGGCAAAGAATTCAGATATCGGCACTTATCAGGAACTGGAGCAGACTCTCCAGAAAACCCTGGTTATTGCCCAGCAGACTTCTGATGAGATGAAAAACGGCGCCCGCAGGGAAGCAGATGCTGTTATCCAGGAAGCCCGTCTCAAGGCAGAACAGATTATTGCTGCTGCCGAGGAACAGGTTAAGAATATTATCAGGGAGTATGAAGATGTTCGTAAAGAAGCCCAGGTGTTCCGGGTCAAGTTCCGTTCCTTCCTCAAGAGCCATTTGGAGCTGATCGGGGAAGAGGAAGAAGTGAGATTTGATCAGACTCTTTTTAATGAAGCAGCAGCGGGGGAAGCAGCAGTGACTGTGACTGACAAAGAGGCCGGTATTAAAATAGGTTAA
- a CDS encoding YggS family pyridoxal phosphate-dependent enzyme, producing the protein MSDLTSNINEVLEDVRQAAARSGRDPAEIGIVAVTKTVPVETVRLAVSAGLLILGENRVQELTAKYPLVEGAEWHLIGHLQRNKVKYITDKVSLIHSLDSAVLAEEINRRMSSMGRVMDVLVQVNIAEDPNKYGIKANQVIDFVETAAQLQGIRIRGLMTIGPYVSDPEEIRPVFRELRKLAGNVKKMDLPGVDMRHLSMGMSNDYIVAIEEGATLVRIGSAIFGTRK; encoded by the coding sequence ATGAGTGATTTAACCTCAAATATTAATGAAGTTTTGGAAGATGTCAGGCAGGCTGCAGCCAGGTCCGGCAGAGACCCGGCAGAAATTGGGATAGTGGCTGTTACCAAGACAGTACCTGTAGAAACTGTCAGGTTAGCGGTGTCTGCCGGACTGCTCATTTTGGGAGAAAACAGGGTTCAGGAGCTTACTGCAAAGTACCCCCTCGTAGAGGGGGCAGAATGGCACCTTATTGGACACCTGCAGCGAAACAAGGTAAAATATATTACTGACAAGGTTTCCCTGATTCATTCCTTAGACAGCGCTGTACTGGCGGAAGAAATTAACAGGCGGATGAGCTCAATGGGCAGGGTAATGGATGTGCTGGTTCAGGTTAATATCGCCGAGGACCCCAATAAATACGGTATCAAAGCTAACCAGGTTATTGATTTTGTTGAAACTGCGGCGCAGCTTCAGGGAATCAGGATTAGAGGGCTGATGACTATAGGACCCTATGTTTCAGATCCTGAGGAAATCAGGCCGGTGTTCCGTGAACTGAGGAAGCTCGCCGGGAATGTGAAAAAAATGGACCTTCCGGGTGTGGATATGCGGCATCTTTCTATGGGAATGTCCAATGATTATATAGTTGCCATTGAGGAAGGGGCAACCCTTGTCCGGATTGGCAGCGCAATTTTTGGTACGAGAAAATAA
- a CDS encoding cell division protein SepF, whose amino-acid sequence MSRIMDKVLGFMGFEEEEVEILEDEETMVAEDDSSAKKKKNSNIFSLHTQKNIRVVVCEPKVFEDCQNIADNLKTRRPVIVNLEEADKELAKRVVDFISGTTYALNGSTQKVGNGIFLFVPSNMDIASEAKNAEKEKDKEKGLFTWVR is encoded by the coding sequence ATGAGCAGGATTATGGACAAGGTTCTTGGGTTTATGGGCTTTGAAGAGGAAGAAGTGGAAATTCTCGAAGATGAGGAAACCATGGTTGCTGAAGATGACTCGTCGGCAAAGAAAAAGAAAAACAGCAATATTTTCAGTCTTCACACCCAGAAGAACATCAGGGTGGTTGTTTGTGAACCCAAAGTCTTTGAAGACTGCCAGAACATTGCTGATAACCTGAAGACCAGAAGGCCTGTGATAGTTAACCTGGAAGAAGCTGATAAGGAACTGGCGAAAAGGGTGGTTGATTTTATCAGCGGAACTACATATGCCCTGAATGGAAGTACTCAGAAAGTGGGGAATGGAATATTCCTGTTTGTTCCCAGCAATATGGATATTGCCAGTGAAGCAAAGAACGCCGAAAAGGAAAAAGACAAGGAAAAGGGCCTGTTCACCTGGGTTCGCTAA
- the pstB gene encoding phosphate ABC transporter ATP-binding protein PstB, whose product MPSKIMVRDLELYYGEFHALKKVNMDIQENMVTALIGPSGCGKSTFLRTLNRMNDLIDSVRIEGEVELDGTDIFGSEIDVVNLRKRIGMVFQRPNPFPMSIYDNVAYGPRIHGLKDKKRLDEIVEKSLKDAALWGEVSDRLKKPALGLSGGQQQRLCIARLLAVEPEVLLMDEPSSALDPISTLKIEELMAELKEKYTIIIVTHNMQQAARVSDYTAFFLTGDMVEFGVTENIFTAPVDKRTEDYITGRFG is encoded by the coding sequence ATGCCTTCAAAAATCATGGTAAGAGACCTGGAACTTTATTACGGTGAATTCCATGCCTTGAAGAAAGTCAATATGGACATCCAGGAAAACATGGTTACAGCTTTAATAGGCCCTTCGGGATGTGGGAAATCGACTTTTCTGCGTACATTAAACCGGATGAATGACCTTATCGACAGTGTCCGTATTGAGGGAGAGGTCGAATTGGATGGAACTGACATTTTCGGCTCCGAAATTGATGTAGTTAATCTGCGTAAAAGGATTGGTATGGTTTTTCAGAGGCCCAACCCCTTCCCAATGTCAATATATGATAATGTGGCCTACGGACCGAGGATTCATGGTCTGAAAGATAAAAAGAGGCTTGATGAAATAGTGGAAAAGAGTCTGAAAGACGCCGCCCTCTGGGGGGAGGTCAGCGACAGACTCAAAAAACCTGCCCTGGGCTTGTCGGGAGGTCAGCAGCAGAGGCTTTGTATTGCCCGCCTTTTGGCAGTCGAACCTGAGGTTCTGCTGATGGATGAGCCGTCCTCCGCCCTGGACCCTATTTCCACACTCAAGATAGAGGAATTGATGGCTGAGCTTAAGGAGAAATATACTATTATTATAGTTACGCACAATATGCAGCAGGCTGCAAGGGTTTCGGACTATACAGCCTTTTTCCTGACCGGGGATATGGTTGAATTTGGGGTTACCGAAAATATTTTCACCGCACCTGTAGATAAGCGGACAGAGGATTATATTACCGGTCGGTTTGGTTAA
- a CDS encoding helix-turn-helix domain-containing protein has translation MKKIKSDESSAVEELALGDKLRALREERKLTLKDMGDLTGLSFTYLSEIERGTVCPSVETIRSLSQFFDIPVSMLVNSQKTSSLPTKLQYIRKLKNLSQKELAQRAGVSPGLVAQLELGKVNASLKTVNKLADALNISVCYLIMDQQEIDGVMAGISPTLRNMLQDPKIQATIGSICTLDEDQLKLVLNFINMVKNPIF, from the coding sequence ATGAAAAAAATAAAATCAGACGAATCTTCTGCTGTAGAAGAACTTGCCCTGGGAGATAAACTAAGGGCGCTGAGAGAAGAACGTAAACTTACCCTTAAGGACATGGGTGATCTTACGGGCTTGTCATTTACTTACCTGAGTGAAATTGAACGCGGTACAGTATGCCCCTCTGTGGAAACCATCAGATCCCTGTCCCAGTTTTTTGATATACCTGTCAGCATGCTGGTAAACAGCCAGAAAACCAGCAGTCTTCCAACCAAACTTCAGTATATAAGGAAATTAAAGAATTTATCCCAAAAGGAGCTGGCACAACGAGCAGGGGTTTCCCCTGGACTCGTGGCTCAATTGGAACTCGGCAAGGTAAACGCATCCCTGAAGACCGTGAATAAACTGGCAGATGCCTTGAATATCTCTGTCTGCTACTTAATAATGGACCAGCAGGAAATTGACGGAGTAATGGCCGGAATCAGTCCAACACTGAGAAATATGCTGCAGGATCCCAAAATCCAGGCTACAATAGGTTCAATATGCACCTTAGATGAAGACCAGTTAAAACTTGTGCTGAATTTTATTAACATGGTTAAAAACCCTATATTTTAA
- a CDS encoding HlyD family efflux transporter periplasmic adaptor subunit translates to MQTSKNEAEVRVRVRRNPSRALRKLVLILISLYLIFLTYNFVHDLVVARLAKVEMVSRGIVQAAVPAQGILVRDEIPVAAPRTGLLKVIVPGGERVRVGQVVAQVVAVSLDSHSGEKAYNITAPRAGIVSYHLDGLEEVYSRKNINELDLEKVQTLQAEVKQVLPGNQIEEGSPVFKIVNNLEPLFVIAVPSDEVNSIDMEKGSTVLLSLGSDEKDVSYAVLSEKDFGGNSGRLLLSLTSYANNLIAPRTIIFKVITERYEGFFIPAGALVRKEGKDGIFTIYKERVRWKGVEIQGRVGDKVVITGVTADLKVVLNPQYVKEGFTLKLP, encoded by the coding sequence ATGCAGACATCGAAGAACGAGGCAGAAGTAAGGGTTCGAGTTCGCAGAAATCCAAGCAGAGCGCTGCGCAAGTTAGTATTGATACTTATATCGTTATATCTCATTTTTTTAACATACAACTTTGTTCACGACCTGGTAGTGGCCCGTTTGGCCAAAGTTGAGATGGTCAGCAGGGGTATTGTGCAGGCAGCTGTTCCCGCACAGGGAATTCTCGTCAGGGATGAGATACCGGTAGCTGCGCCCAGGACAGGCCTGTTGAAGGTGATTGTTCCGGGAGGGGAGCGTGTCCGGGTGGGACAGGTAGTGGCTCAGGTGGTGGCAGTATCACTGGACAGCCATTCGGGGGAGAAGGCATATAATATTACAGCGCCCCGGGCCGGAATAGTCAGCTATCACCTGGATGGCCTGGAAGAAGTTTATTCAAGGAAGAATATTAATGAATTGGATTTGGAAAAAGTCCAAACACTACAGGCAGAGGTTAAACAGGTTCTGCCGGGGAATCAGATCGAGGAAGGGAGCCCGGTATTTAAAATAGTCAACAACCTGGAACCCCTGTTTGTTATTGCAGTTCCCTCTGATGAAGTAAATTCTATAGATATGGAAAAAGGCAGTACTGTTTTGCTTTCCTTAGGCTCTGATGAAAAAGATGTCTCCTATGCTGTCCTGTCTGAAAAGGATTTTGGAGGCAACTCCGGTCGGCTGCTGCTTAGCTTGACCAGCTATGCCAACAACCTGATAGCTCCAAGAACCATCATATTTAAAGTAATCACAGAGAGGTATGAAGGGTTCTTCATTCCTGCCGGTGCCCTTGTGCGCAAGGAAGGAAAGGATGGAATTTTTACAATTTATAAGGAGCGGGTAAGGTGGAAGGGTGTTGAAATCCAGGGCCGGGTCGGTGATAAAGTAGTGATTACCGGTGTCACAGCAGACCTGAAAGTAGTCCTTAATCCCCAATATGTTAAAGAGGGCTTCACTCTTAAGCTGCCCTAA